One Streptomyces sp. NBC_00223 genomic window carries:
- a CDS encoding MarR family winged helix-turn-helix transcriptional regulator has translation MQESPRPSPSAVQASREVRAVISRLRRRILNAAEAEDITLGQASVLSRLSGQQGVTASELASAEGVRHQSMTATVASLTALGLVERRPDPDDGRRLLIALTAEGHRRVEEGRQARQEWLAGELQDKCTEEERRAVIAAMAVLERLTHD, from the coding sequence ATGCAGGAGAGCCCCCGTCCGTCCCCCTCGGCGGTCCAGGCGTCGCGCGAGGTCCGCGCGGTCATCAGCCGGCTGCGGCGCCGCATCCTGAACGCCGCCGAGGCCGAGGACATCACCTTGGGCCAGGCATCCGTGCTGAGCCGGCTGTCGGGCCAGCAGGGCGTCACGGCCAGTGAGCTGGCCTCGGCCGAGGGAGTGCGCCACCAGTCGATGACGGCGACGGTCGCGTCGCTGACCGCCCTGGGGCTGGTGGAACGGCGGCCCGACCCCGACGACGGCCGCCGGCTGCTGATCGCGCTGACCGCCGAGGGGCACCGGCGGGTGGAGGAGGGGCGGCAGGCCCGGCAGGAATGGCTCGCCGGTGAGTTGCAGGACAAGTGCACGGAAGAGGAACGGAGAGCCGTGATCGCCGCCATGGCAGTGCTGGAGCGCCTCACCCATGACTGA
- a CDS encoding MFS transporter, translating into MTDHITEGRDRTAAAGFDRRLLPPMLLGSVLNPINSTIIAVTLVPIGNALHAPPSQTAWLVSALYLATALGQPVVGRLIDIFGPRRLFLVSTSLVGVAGVVGTLAPNLGVLIASRVLLGFGTCAGYPAAMALLRSEARRTGHDSPGGILTALAVANQTIAVIGPLLGGLLIGLGGWRATFALNVPLAVAAVLLGLLRLPKEAPKEAGTGKPPQRGRLAARLDLPGMALFAAMLIALLLFLMNLHPRDWYLLVIAAAASAAFGIRELRAPSPFIDLRVLGGNTPLLVTYGRALVAYVVAYSFLYGFSQWTEEGFGLSPFHAGLVQIPMFLVAIGVSIVTGRRKGVRGKLLVGALGQIVACVVMLRLTGDSPVWTLVLVALIFGVPQGLNNLALQNSVYFQADPERTASSAGLLRTFAYVGSMVASSTTAASFGQRADTGGMHHLVWIMLGAGVLYLLLTLFDRTLGRATDGDTPAGAPQAA; encoded by the coding sequence ATGACTGATCACATAACCGAGGGGCGGGACAGGACGGCGGCGGCCGGCTTCGACCGGCGGCTGCTGCCGCCGATGCTGCTGGGCTCGGTCCTGAACCCGATCAACTCCACGATCATCGCCGTCACGCTCGTCCCCATCGGCAACGCGTTGCACGCGCCGCCCTCGCAGACCGCGTGGCTGGTCTCGGCCCTCTATCTGGCCACCGCTCTCGGGCAGCCCGTCGTGGGCCGGCTCATCGACATCTTCGGGCCGCGCAGGCTCTTCCTCGTCAGCACGAGCCTCGTCGGAGTCGCCGGTGTCGTCGGCACCCTGGCGCCGAACCTCGGGGTGCTGATCGCCTCGCGGGTCCTGCTCGGGTTCGGCACCTGCGCCGGGTATCCCGCCGCGATGGCGCTGCTGCGCAGCGAGGCCAGGCGCACCGGACACGACAGTCCCGGCGGAATACTGACCGCCCTGGCCGTCGCCAACCAGACCATCGCCGTGATCGGCCCGCTGCTGGGCGGCCTGCTGATCGGACTCGGCGGCTGGCGCGCCACCTTCGCGCTGAACGTGCCGCTGGCCGTCGCGGCCGTGCTGCTGGGGCTGCTCAGGCTGCCCAAGGAGGCCCCCAAAGAAGCCGGTACGGGGAAGCCCCCGCAGCGCGGCCGCCTCGCCGCCCGGCTCGACCTGCCCGGCATGGCACTGTTCGCCGCGATGCTCATCGCGCTGCTGCTGTTCCTGATGAACCTGCACCCGCGCGACTGGTACCTGCTGGTGATCGCCGCCGCCGCGAGCGCCGCGTTCGGGATACGGGAGCTACGGGCCCCCAGCCCGTTCATCGACCTGCGGGTACTGGGCGGCAACACACCACTGCTGGTCACCTATGGGCGCGCACTGGTCGCCTACGTCGTCGCGTACTCCTTCCTCTACGGGTTCAGCCAGTGGACGGAGGAGGGCTTCGGGCTCTCGCCCTTCCACGCCGGGCTGGTGCAGATTCCCATGTTCCTGGTGGCCATCGGCGTCTCGATCGTCACCGGTCGGCGCAAGGGCGTACGCGGCAAGCTGCTCGTCGGCGCGCTCGGGCAGATCGTCGCCTGCGTGGTGATGCTGAGGCTCACCGGCGACAGCCCCGTGTGGACGCTCGTTCTCGTCGCCCTGATCTTCGGGGTCCCGCAGGGGCTGAACAACCTGGCCCTCCAGAACTCCGTCTACTTCCAGGCCGACCCCGAGCGCACCGCCTCCTCGGCCGGCCTGCTGCGCACCTTCGCCTACGTCGGGTCTATGGTCGCCTCCTCCACCACGGCCGCCTCCTTCGGGCAGCGCGCGGACACCGGCGGCATGCACCACCTCGTCTGGATCATGCTCGGCGCGGGCGTGCTCTACCTTCTCCTGACCCTCTTCGACCGCACACTCGGCCGCGCGACGGACGGGGACACCCCGGCGGGCGCGCCGCAGGCGGCGTAG
- a CDS encoding DUF885 domain-containing protein — protein MSNITSSQLPRQVADAHVDGLLELDPIFGTYLGAPGSGRRLPDFSPAGADALADLARTTLDRLTEAEALPGAESDAERRCARLLRERLTAELAVHTADEHLRALSNLDSPAHRIREAFTLMPVETSEDFSDLAARLRAVPAALDGFRASLAEGLARDLPAGPRQVETVVGQFTEWVGENGDGSWFSGLVAGGPQELRAELDAAAAEATAAYTALRDWLRDTYAPAVAGAADTVGRERYARWTRLWNGTDLDLDEAYAYGWSEYHRLHAEMVAEAGKILPDATPWEVLKYLEEHGQAVEGEEAVRDWLQALMDEAIGALDGTHFELAERVKRVESRIAPPGGAAAPYYTAPSEDFSRPGRTWLPTMGKTRFPIYDLVSTWYHEGVPGHHLQLAQWAHVADTLSRYQATAGLVSANAEGWALYAERLMDELGFLTDPERRLGYLDAQMMRANRVIVDIGMHLELEIPADSPFHPGERWTPELAREFFGMHSGRPADFVDSELIRYLGMPGQAIGYKLGERAWLTGRAAARAAHGDAFDLKAWHMAALSQGSLGLDDLVAEISAL, from the coding sequence ATGTCCAACATCACCAGCAGCCAGTTGCCCCGTCAGGTCGCCGACGCGCATGTCGACGGTCTCCTCGAACTCGACCCGATCTTCGGTACGTACCTCGGAGCGCCCGGGAGCGGCCGACGGCTGCCGGACTTCTCGCCGGCCGGCGCCGACGCCCTGGCCGACCTGGCGCGGACCACCCTGGACCGGCTGACCGAGGCCGAGGCGCTCCCGGGGGCCGAGAGCGACGCCGAGCGGCGCTGCGCCCGGCTGCTGCGCGAGCGGCTGACCGCCGAACTCGCCGTGCACACCGCCGACGAGCACCTGCGGGCGCTGAGCAACCTCGACTCGCCCGCGCACCGCATCCGCGAGGCGTTCACCCTGATGCCCGTGGAGACCTCCGAGGACTTCTCGGACCTCGCCGCCCGGCTGCGGGCCGTGCCCGCCGCGCTCGACGGCTTCCGCGCGTCGCTGGCCGAGGGCCTGGCCCGTGACCTGCCGGCCGGTCCGCGCCAGGTGGAGACGGTGGTCGGGCAGTTCACCGAGTGGGTCGGGGAGAACGGGGACGGCAGCTGGTTCTCCGGTCTGGTCGCGGGCGGGCCGCAGGAGCTGCGGGCCGAGCTGGACGCGGCCGCCGCCGAGGCCACCGCCGCGTACACCGCGCTGCGGGACTGGCTGCGCGACACGTACGCGCCGGCCGTCGCGGGCGCCGCCGACACGGTGGGCCGCGAGCGGTACGCCCGCTGGACCCGGCTGTGGAACGGCACGGATCTCGACCTGGACGAGGCGTACGCGTACGGCTGGTCGGAGTACCACCGGCTGCACGCCGAGATGGTGGCCGAGGCGGGGAAGATCCTGCCCGACGCGACCCCCTGGGAAGTCCTCAAGTACCTGGAGGAGCACGGCCAGGCGGTGGAGGGCGAGGAGGCCGTACGCGACTGGCTCCAGGCCCTCATGGACGAGGCGATCGGCGCGCTCGACGGCACGCACTTCGAACTCGCGGAGCGGGTCAAGCGCGTGGAGTCCCGGATCGCCCCGCCCGGCGGCGCGGCGGCCCCGTACTACACGGCGCCGTCCGAGGACTTCAGCCGTCCGGGCCGCACCTGGCTGCCGACGATGGGCAAGACCCGCTTCCCGATCTACGACCTGGTCTCCACCTGGTACCACGAGGGTGTGCCGGGCCATCACCTCCAGCTCGCGCAGTGGGCGCATGTCGCCGACACCCTTTCGCGCTACCAGGCGACGGCGGGGCTGGTCAGCGCCAACGCGGAGGGCTGGGCGCTGTACGCCGAACGGCTGATGGACGAGCTCGGCTTCCTCACCGACCCCGAGCGGCGGCTGGGTTATCTCGACGCGCAGATGATGCGGGCCAACCGGGTCATCGTGGACATCGGCATGCACCTGGAGCTGGAGATCCCGGCGGACTCGCCCTTCCACCCGGGTGAGCGGTGGACGCCGGAGCTGGCCCGCGAGTTCTTCGGCATGCACAGCGGGCGGCCCGCGGACTTCGTGGACAGCGAGCTGATCCGCTACCTCGGGATGCCGGGGCAGGCCATCGGCTACAAGCTCGGCGAGCGCGCGTGGCTCACCGGGCGCGCGGCGGCCCGCGCGGCCCACGGCGACGCGTTCGACCTGAAGGCGTGGCACATGGCCGCGCTGTCCCAGGGCTCGCTGGGCCTGGACGACCTGGTCGCGGAGATCTCGGCGCTCTAG
- a CDS encoding GNAT family N-acetyltransferase: MTHPTSARAREAARAQRPGRGHDHRPAAARHPHWGRALVEVAALFTAMAAADLLADLVKHGPDGRALLIASAVSLLAAAGCHAWWARRQGHGHAPPPPPSPTPAASAAPEQGHAEDVEPAEPALWRLRTTVRDTPGSLGSVCTALARSRVDIITLQTHPLAEGTVDEFLLRAPAALTAAALSLTVADAGGTDTWLERADAHDLVDTPTRMLTLATRTALDPAELPLALRQLFGRCTIGSVPASADDASVTDAGDPADPPTLMRLRDPSGGTITVRRDHLPFTPTEFARARALVELDARLGARIPDRADVLTLPEGNEITVRRAGPKDRTAALAMHARCSPTTLARRYHGPVGDADSYLTHLLGPRFGRSLAVETASGRLVALGHLLWDGDENEVALLVEDEWQRRGIGAALLRGLVELAVEAGRESVYAVTRSTNTGMVATMRELGLPLDYQVEDGTLVITATLPAADTRRTATAALPWLTAHRP, translated from the coding sequence ATGACTCATCCGACCTCCGCCCGCGCCCGTGAAGCGGCCCGCGCCCAGCGTCCGGGCCGCGGCCATGACCACCGCCCCGCCGCCGCACGGCACCCGCACTGGGGCCGCGCCCTCGTGGAAGTGGCCGCGCTGTTCACGGCGATGGCCGCCGCCGACTTACTGGCCGACCTGGTGAAGCACGGCCCCGACGGCCGCGCCCTGCTGATCGCCTCCGCCGTCAGTCTGCTCGCGGCGGCCGGGTGCCACGCGTGGTGGGCCCGCCGCCAGGGCCACGGCCACGCACCGCCTCCCCCGCCGTCCCCGACACCCGCCGCTTCCGCCGCGCCCGAGCAGGGCCACGCGGAAGACGTGGAGCCCGCGGAACCCGCCCTGTGGCGCCTGCGGACGACCGTACGGGACACCCCCGGCAGCCTGGGCTCGGTGTGCACGGCCCTCGCGCGCAGCCGGGTCGACATCATCACGCTCCAGACGCACCCGCTGGCCGAGGGCACCGTGGACGAGTTCCTGCTGCGGGCCCCGGCCGCGCTGACCGCCGCGGCCCTGTCGCTCACCGTCGCCGACGCGGGCGGCACCGACACCTGGCTGGAACGGGCCGACGCCCACGACCTCGTGGACACCCCCACCCGTATGCTCACGCTCGCCACCCGTACGGCCCTCGACCCCGCCGAACTGCCGCTCGCGCTGCGTCAGTTGTTCGGCCGCTGCACGATCGGCTCGGTCCCCGCCTCCGCCGACGACGCCTCCGTCACGGACGCCGGCGACCCGGCCGACCCCCCGACCCTGATGCGGCTGCGCGACCCGTCCGGCGGCACGATCACCGTACGACGTGACCATCTGCCGTTCACGCCCACCGAGTTCGCCCGGGCCCGCGCCCTGGTGGAGCTCGACGCGCGGCTGGGCGCGCGCATCCCGGACCGGGCAGACGTGCTGACCCTGCCCGAGGGCAACGAGATCACCGTGCGCCGCGCGGGCCCGAAGGACCGGACCGCCGCGCTGGCCATGCACGCGCGCTGCTCCCCCACCACGCTCGCCCGGCGCTACCACGGCCCGGTCGGCGACGCCGACAGCTATCTGACGCATCTGCTCGGCCCGCGCTTCGGCCGGTCGCTGGCCGTCGAGACCGCCTCGGGACGGCTGGTCGCGCTCGGCCACCTGCTGTGGGACGGCGACGAGAACGAGGTCGCGCTGCTCGTGGAGGACGAGTGGCAGCGCCGCGGGATCGGCGCGGCGCTGCTGCGCGGACTCGTCGAACTCGCCGTGGAGGCGGGCCGGGAGAGCGTGTACGCGGTCACGCGGTCGACCAACACCGGAATGGTGGCGACCATGCGCGAACTCGGCCTTCCGCTGGACTACCAGGTCGAGGACGGCACCTTGGTGATCACCGCGACCCTGCCCGCGGCGGACACCCGCCGTACGGCCACCGCGGCCCTCCCCTGGCTCACCGCTCACCGCCCCTGA
- the pdxR gene encoding MocR-like pyridoxine biosynthesis transcription factor PdxR, which translates to MLLPSAAAPARGRGRVLQTALRDAVRSGRLAPGTRLPPSRELAADLGVSRGLVTDAYAQLTAEGYLTGRQGSGTWVAEAAAAPVAQSATRFAEDDRGGPMDFRPGLPDLSLFPRTTWSATHRRVIARLPNRAFGYPDPRGLPALREALAELLARRRGVAADPDQVMVTSGVAQAHTLLGLVLHGRGERMTAIEDPGSPEHRGLLAATGLTAVPVPVDAEGLRVEALAATGVRSAVVTPCHQFPSGVAYSAGRRAGLTEWARSVDGLVIEDDYDGDFRYDRAPVGALQGLAPGHVAYTGSASKSLAPGLRLGWLVAPPDIVAEAAVRKRTMDLGNPVTEQAVLGDFITAGHYDRHLRRCQRLYRARRDALVAALAECFPGAEVSGIAAGLHAIVTLPRRYGPQGRFLAAARVAGVALRPLSDYRVAAAPGPRPTAPQPDDADDAPDVRLVVGYAHLSPEAITQAVRRLASPPRR; encoded by the coding sequence TTGCTGCTGCCGTCCGCCGCCGCGCCCGCGCGGGGCCGGGGCCGGGTGCTCCAGACGGCGTTGCGCGACGCGGTGCGCTCCGGGCGGCTCGCCCCCGGCACCCGGCTGCCGCCCAGCCGTGAACTCGCCGCGGACCTCGGTGTCTCGCGCGGCCTGGTCACGGACGCGTACGCGCAGCTCACCGCCGAGGGGTATCTGACCGGCCGTCAGGGCTCCGGTACGTGGGTCGCCGAGGCCGCCGCCGCTCCCGTGGCGCAGAGCGCGACGCGCTTCGCCGAGGACGACCGGGGCGGCCCCATGGACTTCCGCCCGGGCCTGCCGGACCTCTCGCTCTTCCCGCGCACCACCTGGTCGGCCACTCACCGGCGGGTGATCGCCCGGCTGCCGAACCGGGCCTTCGGCTACCCCGATCCGCGCGGGCTGCCCGCGCTGCGCGAGGCGCTGGCCGAACTCCTGGCCCGGCGGCGGGGCGTGGCCGCCGATCCGGACCAGGTGATGGTCACCTCGGGCGTCGCGCAGGCGCACACGCTGCTCGGGCTCGTCCTGCACGGGCGCGGCGAGCGGATGACGGCGATCGAGGACCCGGGCAGCCCCGAGCACCGAGGTCTGCTGGCGGCGACCGGTCTGACGGCCGTACCCGTGCCGGTGGACGCCGAGGGGCTGCGGGTCGAGGCGCTGGCCGCGACGGGCGTACGGTCGGCGGTCGTGACGCCCTGCCACCAGTTCCCCTCCGGGGTGGCGTACTCGGCGGGCCGCCGCGCTGGTCTGACCGAGTGGGCGCGGTCGGTGGACGGCCTGGTGATCGAGGACGACTACGACGGCGACTTCCGTTACGACCGCGCGCCGGTGGGGGCGCTCCAGGGACTGGCGCCCGGGCATGTCGCGTACACGGGGTCGGCGAGCAAGTCCCTGGCGCCGGGGCTGCGGCTGGGCTGGCTGGTGGCCCCGCCGGACATCGTGGCGGAGGCGGCCGTCCGCAAGCGGACGATGGACCTCGGCAATCCCGTCACCGAGCAGGCCGTGCTCGGTGACTTCATCACCGCCGGGCACTACGACCGGCATCTGCGGCGCTGTCAGCGGCTGTACCGGGCGCGGCGGGACGCGCTCGTGGCCGCGCTGGCCGAGTGCTTTCCGGGGGCGGAGGTGAGCGGGATCGCGGCGGGGCTGCACGCGATCGTCACGTTGCCTCGGCGGTACGGGCCGCAGGGGCGGTTTCTCGCGGCGGCGCGGGTGGCGGGGGTGGCGTTGCGCCCGCTGTCCGACTACCGCGTCGCGGCTGCGCCGGGGCCGAGGCCGACGGCGCCGCAGCCGGACGACGCCGACGACGCCCCGGACGTCAGGCTCGTCGTGGGCTACGCCCACCTCTCCCCGGAGGCCATCACCCAGGCCGTCCGCCGCCTGGCCTCTCCCCCACGCCGGTAA
- a CDS encoding DMT family transporter, whose translation MNPSHRSGVLLAALACVLVGASFTAGGALVHYPHAGGQALRYGAACLLLLVPARRDAVRRLRALTARQWALAAAVAAVGMVGFNLAVLAAERTAEPAVPGVLVGCAPVVVAVLVPLAAGRRPALAVSAGAVLVACGAFVVQGWGGTDVPGLCWSVAALAGEVGFALLAAPLVRPLGPPLLSACVCGLAAIEAGALAAATDGVRTPTGHEALALGWQAVVATVIGFVCWYAGLQRLGTERATLFSGLIPVSTALTAPLVSVGTLGTGQLAGAALVAAGVALGAGRAGRRRDSRPGARQPASVG comes from the coding sequence ATGAATCCCTCCCACCGCAGCGGCGTCCTGCTCGCCGCCCTCGCCTGCGTCCTGGTCGGCGCGTCCTTCACGGCGGGCGGCGCGCTCGTCCACTACCCGCACGCGGGCGGCCAGGCGCTGCGGTACGGCGCCGCGTGCCTGCTGCTGCTCGTGCCCGCCCGCCGCGACGCGGTACGGCGGCTGCGCGCGCTCACCGCCCGGCAGTGGGCGCTGGCGGCGGCCGTCGCGGCGGTCGGCATGGTGGGCTTCAACCTGGCCGTGCTCGCGGCGGAACGCACCGCCGAACCCGCCGTGCCCGGGGTGCTGGTCGGCTGCGCGCCGGTCGTCGTGGCCGTGCTGGTCCCGCTCGCCGCCGGCCGCCGCCCGGCCCTGGCGGTCAGCGCCGGAGCGGTGCTCGTCGCGTGCGGCGCCTTCGTCGTACAGGGCTGGGGCGGTACGGACGTCCCGGGCCTGTGCTGGTCGGTGGCGGCCCTGGCCGGCGAGGTCGGCTTCGCGCTGCTGGCCGCGCCGCTCGTACGGCCGCTGGGCCCGCCGCTGCTGTCCGCGTGCGTCTGCGGGCTCGCCGCGATCGAGGCGGGGGCGCTGGCGGCCGCCACGGACGGCGTACGCACGCCCACCGGTCACGAGGCGCTGGCGCTGGGCTGGCAGGCGGTGGTCGCCACGGTGATCGGCTTCGTCTGCTGGTACGCGGGCCTGCAACGCCTCGGTACGGAACGCGCGACCCTCTTCTCCGGCCTCATCCCGGTCTCCACCGCGCTCACCGCGCCGCTGGTCTCCGTGGGCACGCTCGGCACGGGCCAACTCGCCGGCGCTGCCCTCGTCGCCGCGGGTGTCGCCCTGGGCGCCGGCAGGGCCGGCCGGCGCCGCGACTCCCGGCCCGGGGCGCGGCAGCCCGCTTCCGTCGGCTGA
- a CDS encoding SDR family oxidoreductase, translating to MEQVTVITGASRGIGAAVAVRLAAAGHRIALGYERAKDAAEETAGKVRAAGAECLVHQVDTSDEAQVDAFFDAAKASLGPITALVNNAGVTGPLGAFAETPVEVMRRVVDVNVMGALICARRAVREMSTRYGGGGGAIVNISSGGATLGSPGEYVHYAASKAAVDTLTLGLSKELGPDGVRVNSIQPGMIVTDIHATMGDPERPWRTAGRVPMGRPGQPEEVANAVAWLLSAEASYTTGAVLRVAGGL from the coding sequence ATGGAGCAGGTCACCGTGATCACGGGCGCAAGCCGCGGTATCGGAGCGGCGGTCGCGGTCCGGCTCGCCGCGGCCGGCCACCGGATCGCCCTGGGGTACGAACGGGCGAAGGACGCGGCCGAGGAGACGGCCGGCAAGGTCCGCGCGGCGGGGGCCGAGTGTCTGGTCCACCAGGTCGACACCAGCGACGAGGCTCAGGTCGACGCGTTCTTCGACGCGGCGAAGGCGAGCCTGGGCCCGATCACCGCCCTGGTGAACAACGCGGGCGTCACCGGCCCCCTCGGCGCCTTCGCCGAGACCCCGGTCGAGGTGATGCGGCGGGTCGTGGACGTCAATGTGATGGGCGCGCTGATCTGCGCGCGCCGGGCCGTGCGGGAGATGTCCACCCGGTACGGGGGCGGGGGCGGCGCGATCGTGAACATCTCCTCGGGCGGCGCGACGCTGGGCAGCCCCGGCGAGTACGTGCACTACGCGGCGAGCAAGGCCGCGGTGGACACCCTGACGCTGGGCCTGTCCAAGGAGTTGGGCCCCGACGGGGTGCGGGTCAACTCGATCCAGCCGGGGATGATCGTCACCGACATCCACGCGACGATGGGCGACCCGGAGCGGCCGTGGCGCACGGCGGGCCGGGTGCCGATGGGGCGGCCGGGGCAGCCGGAGGAGGTCGCGAACGCGGTGGCGTGGCTGCTGTCGGCGGAGGCGTCCTACACGACGGGCGCGGTGCTGCGGGTGGCCGGCGGGCTCTGA
- a CDS encoding GntR family transcriptional regulator, which produces MGTTQLEAVQEPKYWHLKTVLIDALDSEFEVGEILPNERDLAARFGVARATLRQALEQLELEGRLQRRRGVGTTVAPPRMGVAVGPSANVWPGAGHDAWNTVGCVEAVAPAPIAALLGTGPDDAVHTLRRERVMRALPVATELLYVPSASVPGLSTLLTPAAHASAVLFELHQLALEGEDRSVELGSARAEDAKQLDRLPGAPVLVVTTRYYAGGRVAAASVATYRADTCRLTFGDSGALEVLHQQPEARRQAS; this is translated from the coding sequence GTGGGGACCACGCAGCTCGAAGCGGTACAGGAACCGAAGTACTGGCACCTGAAGACCGTGCTGATCGACGCCCTCGACTCGGAGTTCGAGGTCGGCGAGATCCTGCCGAACGAGCGCGACCTCGCCGCCCGGTTCGGCGTCGCGCGGGCCACACTCCGTCAGGCGCTCGAACAGCTGGAGCTGGAAGGGCGGTTGCAGCGCCGCCGCGGCGTCGGCACCACCGTGGCGCCGCCGCGCATGGGCGTGGCCGTCGGCCCGTCGGCCAATGTCTGGCCCGGCGCGGGCCACGACGCCTGGAACACCGTCGGCTGCGTCGAGGCCGTCGCCCCCGCCCCGATCGCCGCGCTGCTCGGCACCGGCCCCGACGACGCCGTGCACACCCTGCGCCGCGAGCGCGTGATGCGCGCCCTGCCGGTCGCCACCGAGCTGCTGTACGTGCCGTCGGCCTCCGTGCCCGGTCTTTCCACGCTGCTGACGCCCGCCGCGCACGCGTCCGCCGTGCTCTTCGAGCTGCACCAGCTGGCGCTGGAGGGCGAGGACCGTTCCGTGGAGCTGGGCTCGGCCCGCGCCGAGGACGCCAAGCAGCTCGACCGCCTGCCCGGCGCGCCCGTGCTGGTCGTCACCACCCGCTACTACGCGGGCGGACGCGTCGCCGCCGCCTCCGTCGCCACCTACCGCGCCGACACCTGCCGGCTCACCTTCGGCGACTCCGGCGCCCTGGAAGTCCTGCACCAGCAGCCGGAGGCACGCCGCCAGGCGTCCTGA
- a CDS encoding ROK family protein yields MGRLTGGDPSLLRRINSAVVLHALRGAQTPTLTELVHSTGLSRPTVEGVIEGLTESDLVVEVAPEPGDARKQGRPARRFRFHAEAGHLLGIEIGAHQVRVVLSDLGGQVLGSHGRNVDESACAEDRLERVRSTVAELLRKAGVARSTLWAVGVGSPGIVEAGGEVRLSTALPGWTGLPLGERLQRSFRCPVLVENDANVAAVAEHWKGAAVGTDDVVFVLAGLSPGAGSLIGGRLHRGFGGAAGEIGALHLLGREVTPEYLLSTTGTPLHPLDEPAVERVFALAKKGDVQAKDAVERFLRRLVHDVAALVLAIDPELVVVGGWAAGLDGVLEPLRSELARYCLRPPKVVLSALGQEAIATGALRLALDHVEEQLFAVEQTSLARH; encoded by the coding sequence TTGGGGCGTCTCACCGGCGGGGACCCCTCCCTGCTACGGCGGATCAACTCCGCCGTCGTCCTCCACGCGCTGCGCGGAGCGCAGACCCCGACGCTGACCGAGCTGGTGCACAGCACCGGCCTTTCCCGGCCCACCGTCGAGGGGGTCATCGAGGGGCTGACGGAGTCCGATCTCGTCGTCGAGGTCGCTCCGGAGCCGGGCGACGCCCGCAAGCAGGGCCGTCCCGCCCGCCGGTTCCGCTTCCACGCCGAGGCCGGGCATCTGCTCGGCATCGAGATCGGCGCCCACCAGGTCCGGGTCGTGCTCTCCGACCTCGGCGGCCAGGTGCTGGGCTCGCACGGCCGTAACGTCGACGAGTCCGCCTGCGCGGAGGACCGGCTGGAGCGGGTACGGAGCACGGTCGCGGAGCTGCTGCGCAAGGCCGGGGTGGCCCGCAGCACCCTGTGGGCGGTCGGGGTGGGCAGCCCCGGCATCGTGGAGGCCGGCGGCGAGGTGCGGCTGAGCACGGCGCTGCCGGGCTGGACCGGGCTGCCGCTGGGCGAGCGGCTCCAGCGCTCGTTCCGATGTCCGGTCCTGGTGGAGAACGACGCGAACGTGGCCGCGGTCGCCGAGCACTGGAAGGGCGCCGCGGTCGGCACGGACGACGTGGTGTTCGTGCTCGCCGGTCTGAGCCCGGGGGCCGGTTCACTGATCGGCGGGCGGCTGCACCGCGGTTTCGGCGGCGCGGCGGGCGAGATCGGCGCGCTGCATCTGCTGGGGCGCGAGGTCACCCCGGAGTATCTGCTCTCGACCACCGGCACCCCGCTGCATCCGCTGGACGAGCCCGCCGTGGAGCGGGTGTTCGCGCTGGCGAAGAAGGGCGATGTGCAGGCCAAGGACGCCGTGGAACGCTTCCTGCGCCGCCTGGTGCACGACGTGGCGGCGCTGGTGCTGGCGATCGACCCCGAACTGGTGGTGGTCGGCGGCTGGGCGGCGGGCCTGGACGGCGTACTGGAGCCGCTGCGCTCCGAGCTGGCCCGCTACTGTCTGCGGCCGCCGAAGGTGGTGCTCTCCGCGCTGGGCCAGGAGGCCATCGCGACGGGCGCGCTGCGGCTGGCGCTCGACCATGTCGAGGAGCAGCTGTTCGCGGTCGAGCAGACCTCGCTGGCGCGGCACTGA
- the mug gene encoding G/U mismatch-specific DNA glycosylase yields MTPEELTAARDRTLEDIVAGGLRVLFCGINPGLMSAATGHHFARPGNRFWPALHASGFTPRRFAPSEQREMLTLGLGITNVAPRATARADELSRDELIAGGRRLTATVETYRPGWLAVLGVTAYRVAFAEKDARVGPQERRIGDTRIWALPSPSGLNAHWSPVALAEEFARLRAAAYGLS; encoded by the coding sequence CTGACCCCCGAGGAGCTGACGGCGGCCCGCGACCGGACGCTGGAGGACATCGTCGCCGGCGGGCTGCGGGTGCTCTTCTGCGGGATCAACCCGGGGCTGATGTCGGCCGCGACCGGGCACCACTTCGCCCGGCCGGGCAACAGGTTCTGGCCCGCGCTGCACGCCTCCGGCTTCACTCCGCGCCGCTTCGCGCCCTCCGAGCAGCGCGAGATGCTGACCCTCGGGCTCGGTATCACCAATGTCGCCCCGCGGGCGACCGCGCGCGCCGACGAACTGAGCCGGGACGAGCTGATCGCCGGTGGTCGGAGACTGACCGCCACGGTCGAGACGTACCGGCCGGGGTGGCTGGCGGTGCTGGGCGTGACCGCGTACCGGGTCGCCTTCGCGGAGAAGGACGCGCGGGTCGGCCCGCAGGAGCGGCGCATAGGCGACACCCGGATCTGGGCGCTGCCGAGCCCCAGCGGGCTCAACGCGCACTGGTCGCCGGTCGCGCTGGCCGAGGAGTTCGCCCGGCTGCGGGCAGCGGCCTACGGACTGTCGTAA